A DNA window from bacterium contains the following coding sequences:
- a CDS encoding class I adenylate-forming enzyme family protein: protein MNRRRPWILTPNLGDITAEAAALDPGRIAAIAGQEEHSYGELEARARRFAGLLVESGVAPGETVALALGNDWRFLETLLGTLRAGAVALLANVKLGADALAYITAHSETRLIVADGALGPKLQAMIGAAKGLRATLAVGADGGGIPYEEALAAAPDAPSRPAAPDDLALLMYTSGSTGRPKGCMLSHSNTWWQARSTARTMLLDRSDRALVMGPLYHANALWGALLPMLFTGGSVVILRDFDPRRALEAIHTHRATFSSGTPSMYSLLLADPEISRFDLSSIVLLECGSAPVPEELMSRIKATFPCEVVETYGLTEAGANLLSPRWGVQKLGSTGLPVPDVEIRVTPPDDPTRDCPPGEVGELWSRSPANALGYLKEPELTAQRFTSDGWVRTGDLMRRDAQGYCYFCGRTDDMISVGGENVYPKEVETIVLTHPAVDSVGVVPVAHAVKGEAPVAFVVLKPGAEATEDELKAHFLARGPAYAHPRRVFFTDQLPISSTNKLDRTALKRRASALLPDGLEASR from the coding sequence GTGAACCGGCGCCGGCCCTGGATCCTCACCCCGAACCTGGGGGACATCACCGCCGAGGCCGCGGCGCTCGATCCCGGCCGCATCGCGGCGATCGCCGGCCAGGAAGAGCACTCGTACGGCGAGCTCGAGGCGCGGGCCCGCCGCTTCGCGGGGCTGCTCGTCGAGTCGGGGGTCGCCCCGGGCGAGACGGTGGCGCTCGCGCTCGGCAACGACTGGCGCTTTCTCGAGACGCTGCTCGGCACGCTGCGCGCCGGCGCCGTCGCGCTCCTCGCGAACGTGAAGCTGGGGGCCGACGCGCTTGCCTACATCACCGCGCACAGCGAGACCCGGCTCATCGTGGCGGACGGCGCGCTGGGCCCGAAGCTCCAAGCTATGATCGGGGCGGCGAAAGGCCTCCGGGCCACGCTGGCGGTCGGCGCCGATGGCGGCGGCATCCCCTACGAGGAGGCGCTGGCGGCGGCCCCGGACGCGCCGTCCCGTCCCGCCGCGCCGGACGATCTGGCCCTGTTGATGTACACCTCGGGGTCGACGGGCCGCCCGAAGGGCTGCATGCTCAGCCACAGCAACACGTGGTGGCAGGCCCGCTCCACGGCCCGGACCATGCTCCTCGACCGCTCGGACCGGGCGCTGGTGATGGGGCCGCTCTATCACGCCAACGCCCTCTGGGGAGCCCTGCTGCCGATGCTCTTCACGGGCGGCAGCGTCGTCATCCTCCGCGACTTCGACCCCCGCCGGGCGCTCGAGGCGATCCACACGCACCGGGCGACGTTTAGCTCCGGCACCCCGTCCATGTACTCGCTCCTGCTCGCCGACCCGGAGATCTCCCGCTTCGATCTCTCCTCGATCGTGCTGCTGGAGTGCGGCTCGGCGCCCGTGCCGGAGGAGCTGATGTCGCGGATCAAGGCGACCTTCCCCTGCGAGGTGGTGGAGACCTACGGGCTGACCGAGGCCGGCGCCAACCTGCTGAGCCCCCGCTGGGGGGTGCAGAAGCTCGGCAGCACCGGGCTGCCGGTGCCCGATGTCGAGATCCGGGTCACCCCGCCGGACGATCCCACCCGCGACTGCCCGCCGGGGGAGGTGGGCGAACTCTGGTCGCGCTCCCCCGCCAACGCGCTCGGGTATCTCAAGGAGCCGGAACTGACCGCGCAGCGGTTCACATCCGACGGCTGGGTGCGGACCGGGGACCTGATGCGCCGCGACGCGCAGGGGTACTGCTACTTCTGCGGGCGCACCGACGACATGATCAGCGTCGGCGGCGAGAACGTGTACCCGAAAGAAGTGGAGACGATCGTCCTCACCCACCCGGCGGTGGACAGCGTGGGGGTGGTGCCGGTGGCGCACGCCGTGAAGGGCGAGGCCCCGGTGGCCTTCGTCGTCCTCAAGCCGGGGGCGGAAGCGACGGAAGACGAGCTGAAGGCGCACTTCCTCGCCCGGGGACCGGCCTACGCCCATCCCCGCCGGGTCTTCTTCACCGACCAGCTGCCGATCTCCAGCACCAACAAGCTGGATCGGACCGCGCTGAAGCGCCGGGCGAGCGCGCTCCTGCCGGACGGGCTGGAGGCCAGCCGATGA
- a CDS encoding PaaI family thioesterase — translation MNDPHPADKVAMSREEAERLFASCELHRAVGLELLDWESGRVRFRFTPPAMARSGEGGTVHGGAIMTALDVAACFAVISVAGQDCFTVDLRVDFLRPAAGAPLVAAGTVLRVGRRLGSADAVLTGPEDKLLATARGTFTW, via the coding sequence ATGAACGATCCGCATCCGGCGGACAAAGTCGCGATGTCCCGCGAGGAGGCGGAGCGCCTCTTCGCCTCCTGCGAGCTGCACCGCGCCGTGGGCCTAGAGCTGTTGGACTGGGAGTCGGGCCGGGTGCGGTTTCGATTCACCCCGCCGGCGATGGCGCGCTCGGGCGAGGGCGGGACCGTGCACGGGGGCGCGATCATGACCGCGCTCGATGTCGCCGCCTGCTTCGCGGTCATCTCCGTGGCGGGGCAGGATTGCTTCACGGTGGATCTCCGGGTCGATTTCCTTCGCCCGGCCGCGGGCGCCCCGTTGGTCGCCGCGGGGACCGTCCTGCGGGTCGGCCGCCGCCTCGGCTCGGCGGACGCGGTCCTGACCGGACCCGAGGACAAACTCCTCGCGACCGCCCGGGGGACATTTACCTGGTGA